In Anomalospiza imberbis isolate Cuckoo-Finch-1a 21T00152 chromosome 10, ASM3175350v1, whole genome shotgun sequence, the DNA window aagggactgtaaagctcatccagttccctgtccatgggcagggacagctcccactatcccaaaccctgtccaaccCGGCCtggaacaattccagggatccaggggcagccacagcttccttGGCAGGATCTCACCACCTTCACTTGTTCATTAACAAACAATTATTAATCCTATTTATTTTGTGGTAATGGTAGctaaaaaccccacagaaataaatgggaaatagGAGTTTGCTGTTCCTAAGGAGCAATACAAACTCCCAGCACACTGGGAATGAGGAATAACAGGATCTGGGGAGTTCTCCATTTCCAGCAGGTGGGGATGGATTGGGATCTCTCACCTGGACTTTTCCCTTCTCTCAGCCTGCAGGATTCCCTGATCCTGCTTCCAGAGAAAATCATTCCTGGGGAGGGGAATGTGGGTGGGGTTAATCCATCCCAATCCAGCAGTGGAGCAGGGGGATCTGGAAAACACCAGAATAAACTCTTGTGTTACGGGAGTGTCTTGGAAACAAACAGTGAATAAATAATTTCCACCactgacaaaatattttataatatatattattgtATATGCTATTTATATCTTTATACAtgtctctttatttttttgttctttatttgtaaataatttttgtgggttttttatggTGACGCGTTCCACGTCTTTTGTTGTACTTTAATAGATTTTATTTCATCTGAACAATCAAAAATAATAATGACATTCCGAAATAAcgaccattaaaaaaaaaaccaaaaacccaaaaaaaacccaaaaacccctgCAGCGTGGGGGCAATTCTGCAGTTTATCAGCAGATGGTGGTAGAAGCCCTGTCTGTGTGACACAgagctcccagtgccaccacgcTGAGCTGCCACCTGCTGAACTGGTGGCACTCCCGGCCCCAGGGGATggcagtgtcacctgtccctgtgctcccccAGGCTACAGAGTGGGATGAACCTGCAGATCTGCTTTGTCAACGACAGCGGCAGCGACAAGGACAGCGACGGCGATGACAGCAAGACAGAGACCAGCCTGGACACGCCCTTGTCACCCATGGTGGGTCTGGCacctcagcctggagcaggacaGCCACAGGGAATCCCTGAGGAAGCTGATCctgttcctttcctttcctttcctttctcctttcctttcctcccagcaacttccctctcttttcctgCATGGATCCAACATTCCTTTTTAGATACAACACCACAGCCCTGAGTATTTCCCTCCAGTTTAACCTTTCCACACCTTCTGATCTGCTGGGCTCCTCTTTCCCTGTAAGCCAAGGAGGCCTAGCTGGGAATCACTCTGATTTTTAAAGATAATCCCGTGGattaagataaaaaaataaatccacgCCTTTCACAGCttctataggaaaaaaaaaaaacacaaaaataggTCAAACTTTGCTGTGGCTTCTTTGCTTCCCCAGAGCAAGCAGAGCTCATCCTACTCGGACAGAGACACGACGGAGGAGGAGTCAGAGTCCCTGGACGACATGGATTTCCTCAGCAGGCAGAAGAAGCTCCAGGCTGAAGCCAAGATGGCCTTGGCAATGGCAAAGCCCATGGCCAAGATGCAGGTGGAGGTggagaagcagaacaggaagaagTCGCCGGTAGCAGACCTCGTAAGTGGGGCCAGGGGTGAGCCCTGGACACCCACACCTCTGGTGGCTCTGGCTCACGGGGGTGGAGAAGGGGTGGGAAGGagaactgggagcagggaatgagGTGCTGGAGGTTGGTGCTGCCTTGAGGCTGCTCATGCTCTGAGCTGGAGGCTGTTCATCCCATCTGGAGCACTCCTGCACCAGCCCAGGGCTGTCACCACCACCCTCACCCCCAATTCCATCAAATagtcctgctcctgctcctctgggatCCAATTCCATCGGATATTCCTGCACCTGCTCCACTGGGAGCCAATTCCATCAGatattcctgctcctgctccactgGGATCCAATTCCATCGGATattcctgctcctctgggatCCAATTCCATCGGATACTCCTGCTCCACTGGGATCCAATTCCATCAGatattcctgctcctgctcctttgGGATCCAATTCCATCAGATACTCCTGCTCCACTGGGATCCAATTCCATCAGatattcctgctcctgctcctctgggatCCAATTCCATCAGatattcctgctcctgctccactgGGATCCAATTCCATCGGATACTCCTGCTCCACTGGGATCCGATTCCATCAGatattcctgctcctgctcctctgggatCCAATTCCATCAgatgttcctgctcctgctccactgGGATCCAATTCCATCAGatattcctgctcctgctcctctgggatCCGATTCCATCAGatattcctgctcctgctcctctgggatCCGATTCCATCAGatattcctgctcctgctccactgGGATCCAATTCCATCGGctattcctgctcctgctccactgGGATCCAATTCCATCAGatattcctgctcctgctcctctgggatCCAATTCCATCAGatattcctgctcctgctccactgGGATCCGATTCCATCAGatattcctgctcctgctcctctgggatCCAATTCCATCGGCTattcctgctcctctgggatCCAATTCCATCGGATATTCCTGCACCTGCTCCTCTGGGATCCAATTCCATCGGCTattcctgctcctctgggatCCAATTCCATCGGATattcctgctcctctgggatCCAATTCCATCGGatattcctgctcctgctccactgGAGCCTTAGGCCCAGTTTTGTCTTGGTGCCTGGACTCCATTTGGTGGAGTCGTTGTTTGTGAGAGGGGGGATGCAAAACTGAGGGGACAGACTGCTCAGAACTAGAAATAATGggaagaaaacagtaaaatgtTGTTAGGAAATGGTAAAATATTGGAAGAAAGCGGTAAAATATTGACTATTTCTTTCCAGCTGCCACATATGCCTCACATAAGTGAATGCCTGATGAAGAGGAGTTTAAAACCCACCGACCTAAGGGACATGACCATCGGGCAGCTACAGGTGATAGTCAACGACCTGCACTCACAGATAGAAAGTAAGTGCTAATTGCTTAATTATTCTGGGCTCTGCCTCCTTGCGTTAAGAACAGTTCCCTGGGATCAATACAAATACTCCCCGTGGGAAGggctgtccagcctggcccagctggagtccccatggctgcagggacttccagccctgtggggtttggggacatccccaggacagcccaAACTGCGCCGTTTCTCCCTGGCTCAGGCTTGAACGAGGAgctggtgcagctgctgctgatccgGGACGAGCTGCACACGGAGCAGGATGCCATGCTGGTGGACATCGAGGACCTGACCAGGTCAGCAGGGATCGCTGCCCCTCTCGGCTCCCGCTTCACCTCCAGGGGCTTTTCCTCCAGCCGAGTTCTGGGATCAAAGCTTTCCCCACCCACGATTTCGGGAAGGGATTGTCCCCTGGGATGGATTTTCCATGCTgccccctggaagtgtccaaggccaggtggACAGGGATCTGTCTTTGCCATCAGGAGGGCTGGACAAGGGGGAGAGCTTTGGAATCACTTCAAtactaatatttaattttaatttaaaaattaattttactttaatATATACTTTAATATATACTTTCATATATACTTTCATATATACTTTCATATATACTTTAATATATAATTCAATATATACTTTCATATATACTTTAATATATAATTCAATATATACTTTCATATATACTTTCATATATACTTTCATATATACTTTCATATATACTTTCATATCTATTCataatacatattttaatataaatataatataagcgttagaaatatttataatataatcATCTATAACATCACATAAtatataaaagaataaaaatgttaagaaatatatattttatattgcaTATGGTAATAATATAAGATATATTTAATGATGTTTTATGGTATAATagtataatattttattatatatattatatctCTTATATGTACAtaatagatatatattttatacattatattattataatgtATATAATCAGACtgtattatatataatatagtataatgtattttatattatgttatatataatatgtagttgtattatatatattaattaaatagtaataataataataaatattaaaagataAACCCAAAAGCTTTGCAGAATATGGACAGGTTCCCTCAAGGGCCCCATCCCCTGGCAGCAAGGCTCAGCAGGCATTTCTGTTTGGGATCGTTAGGGATGGGCTTCAGGAACATAAAATGCTCCCAAATATTCTGAATATTTCACCCAGAAATGCAAAAACTGGGGATGAAAGGAGCTGGAAAAGAAGAGGCCCAGGGTAGTGTCACACACCGGGACTGTGATTCCAAACTGAAGCATTAGGGCTTGGGAAAAAATGACGATCAGGTGGGGAGGGGAAGTTTGggatgggagctggggctgagccgGTGCCACCACACGTCCCGGgctctcctcctttcctccGGGAGCGCTTTgcttcctccctgcagctcctggcagttGCACAAATGGCAATTTTGGGAATGCTGGGGGCACTGGCTGTGCCCATGTGTGGCCTGGGGGTTTTGAGGTTATCCCCTCTGCTGTCTGGGGGCGAAGGTGCTGGCCATTCctgtgggaagggagggaaaaatcccagggaccccaaaccaaaccccagaGGGGCTCCCCTGGCCCTTCAGCCACCCTCCTGCCAGGAACAGATCCAGAAATACCTGgtgcttttcctgggaaaacaccactcccagctgggtgctggagcagggaaatccAGAAATACCTGgtgcttttcctgggaaaacacCACTCCCCTCtgggtgctggagcagggaaatccAGAAATACCTGgtgcttttcctgggaaaacaccattcccagctgggtgctggagcagggaaatccAGAAATACCTGgtgcttttcctgggaaaacacCACTCCCCTCtgggtgctggagcagggaaatccAGAAATACCTGgtgtttttcctgggaaaacaccattcccagctgggtgctggagcagggaaaccCAGAAATACCTGgtgtttttcctgggaaaacaccattcccagctgggtgctggagcaggggggtgggttttccagcttttccttggAAAGCAGGGAATAACAGCCCCTTGCTGTCCCCAGGCACGCCGAGAGCCAGCAGAAGCACCTGGCAGAGAAGATGCCAGCCAAGTGAatccctcctcctgcctctgtcCTGTCCAGGGAATTCCAGAGTCCCAGTGTTGCTCATTGACCATGTCCCAAGCTTTCTGTCTGGTGATTGGCCTCTGcttcttaatttattttaatttttttactcgTGCCACTAAATATCAGgcattttaataataataataataataatattattattattattacagaaACAAAGAGAATTGTACAGTACTTATAACATTATAAATCATGGGCGAGAAGAGAGGGTAGCTTAACTTTATTTTTGGTCGttttagagatttttttgggttggATGATATTTTACCATTGACTACTTTTTTATTCCTCACTGTAGTTTTGAAACAAAGAACCTGTTCTTGACGGTGCTATACAAGTCAACAAAAAATCCATGCCTGCCTCGTAGTGACGTCGTAGCTTTCAGTAATCTGTACATTTTACTCAGTTCTCAGCAGTTTGGGGAATGTTGGCTACCTGGCATTCATTTTTAGGTGTGCTATTAACACTCGGTGGGGTGCAGAGAGTTGGAAGTTTTCTGTATaaagctgtaaaataaaaattaccacCATTGTTTCCTATGACACGTCTGTTTGTTGCCGGGGGGGTGGATTTGCTGGTGGATCCTCCAACTAAATGtgtaaaaaaaccctttttttttttttgttttttttgccTTGCTGATGACATGAGACTGAGAGGAGAGAGGGGTTTTGTAGAGTTATTTGTTTGTAAGTTCCTAATTCTGTTTCACATGGATTCTTCCGTAACGCTGAGCCCTGAATTTGTGATGGTTGGAAGCAGCAGACGCACACcccaggtgggtttttttatattttattgtcTGGGCTGAACACTTAAATggaattttagaaataaaaagaataatctATGTTTAAAAATGGGCAGCAAATTAAATGGATTAAATCTGGCATTCCTCACTCTGCCTGTAGGAGAGGCtgcctgcaggagaggggacactgggacaaaATAAATTTGTCTCCATCCCTCTTTTATTGGATTTAGAGCTGGGAGGACCCAGCCAGCCCTTCCTAAGTCCCAGCCTGGTGCTCCCAGCAgctttttaccttttaattCTCATTTCCTTGGGGGCAAATCCATCCCAGGCAAGGCTCTGCCTGATGACTTATTCAGGGTGTTTGCAAAAGGCCTCAGCTGCATTAAAATTTCATCCCCTGCCAGGAATGGCTTTTATTGaagcacttttttcttttagaaaatgactttcccccccttttttttttttttttttttgcagaaaggGCAGGGTTGGAAGAAGCCCTCGGAAGGGTTtgggggctgggatgggggttGGTTTAATTTAGGGTGTAGGGATGGattaattatataattatatatatatatatatatatatatatatataattaaataataatttagcaATTGGATGGGTTAGGAGCCTTCACCTGCagcccaggaaaaaaaaaaaaagtcaactcttcattatttttaaatccatgcagaaaatataaagaaatattgGGGTGTTGGTTTCCCTGCAGCTCTTGGGTGGCTGCCTGCACATGGGGAGAGCTGCTGGGTTTAAATGCTCCCTCTAAAGGTTAAATTTTCcctcaaaacccccaaatttgcAGTGTCTGAGCCCAGAAGCTCCCCATGGACGCACTGCCTGCatggggagcagctctgggtctcAGGGAGGAGCTGCATCCTCTGCATTTAAAGcatgaaaaaccccaaatacaCAAAGTTTGCTCTCagttttaagggaaaaaaataaaaaaaaaaaaaaatcaagaaagcCCCAGGGTGCTCCTGGGGAATCCCCCAGCCCCCCTGGCGccctccagctctggagcagcgGGATGAGGCAgcctggaaaggctggaattCCATCCCCTGCTAAGTGCCTTGGGCTTGCTGGAGAGAATTTGATATCCCCTTCCCCACCGCTGGTTCTCCCCTCCtgtcccgggggatttgggtttttccaGGAGAAAATCCTGCTCTGGGTCTCCTTGGCTCCGAGGGGTGCTGTGGGtgatggcagtgctgggactgATGGATTAAAGGATTTTTCTGGAAGACAAGGATCTGGTGTGGTTTCTGAGcaaggttttggttttgtgttttgttcctGGCTCTTGGTCCCACTCGGAGCCTCCTGCACCCTCCTGGGTGGGTTTTGGATTCCCAAAAGAGCAGAAACCCTGTCCCACAGGACGCCAGGCTGGGAAGTGCTCTCCAGCTGGTCTCAAACCACAACATCCCTTAATATTTTTAAGTCTCACCCTAAACCCACCTGTGCCCGAAGAGCCTGAAATGCtgcattaaacaaaaaataacccccaaatcctcctcctGCCTGAGCCAAGGTCCTGCTGAAGGAATTCCACCACCTTTGGGAACTGGGGTGAGCTATGAGCCAGCTGCCTCCTGGCATGGGAAGCCCTGTGGTTTGGGTCCCCCTTTCTGGGATTTTCTGCCCTTTTTTAGctcctcctctccagcagctcctgggtgtGCTGAGCAGCATCTCCCCGGCCACAGAGGCACCACCGTGGGCTGGGAGGTGGAAGAGAAGGGAAGTGGTGGCTGTTCCATCCCTGGacgtgcccaaggccaggctggccagggctTGGGACAgaggaagctgtccctgccatggcacgGGCGGAACGAGATGATTTCAATGTCCCtccccacccaaaccattccacaatCCCATCAAAGCCCCCCACACAGCCTTTTACTCTTCCTTCTCACCGTCCCAAGAGAAGCACGAGCGGGAAGCGCTAATGAACGCGCGCTAACGAGGGCAGGCTGGGATGGGACACTGGGTACCCCAGgccatccctgctgcctcacGCCCTGCCACGGAGGGTGCACAGCTCCCAGATTTTCCCTTTCCAAAGCAAAGCCTCCCTCCAGGCCAGGGGggctccctgggctggagctgaCGTCCCTCCCGCTTCCCTGCACATCCCACGCCTCTCCCCAGCCAGtttctcttccctcttcccaGAAACCAAAGGAAAGCCTGGAGTGCAGGgttctcttcctcctctgctgctccaggggtgagcagggacatctgTGTGCCCACAGCACAGGGAATTTTCCAATTCAAATGGGATCGAACCGactaaaatctgcttttctgctccctTGGTGGGATCAGCCCTTCCCGCTTCCCTCAGATCAGCTCCTTCCCAGTGGGAAAATGTTGTTTGAAGTCTCTTTTTGGCtgtggaggag includes these proteins:
- the LOC137479694 gene encoding schwannomin-interacting protein 1 isoform X2; the encoded protein is MSRERGDGMGGVIGKAAPPPGEGSYKKAQKNERESIRQKLALGSFFDDGPGLYTSCSKSGKPSLSSRLQSGMNLQICFVNDSGSDKDSDGDDSKTETSLDTPLSPMSKQSSSYSDRDTTEEESESLDDMDFLSRQKKLQAEAKMALAMAKPMAKMQVEVEKQNRKKSPVADLLPHMPHISECLMKRSLKPTDLRDMTIGQLQVIVNDLHSQIESLNEELVQLLLIRDELHTEQDAMLVDIEDLTRHAESQQKHLAEKMPAK
- the LOC137479694 gene encoding schwannomin-interacting protein 1 isoform X3, which encodes MVHQENCSYQAQKNERESIRQKLALGSFFDDGPGLYTSCSKSGKPSLSSRLQSGMNLQICFVNDSGSDKDSDGDDSKTETSLDTPLSPMSKQSSSYSDRDTTEEESESLDDMDFLSRQKKLQAEAKMALAMAKPMAKMQVEVEKQNRKKSPVADLLPHMPHISECLMKRSLKPTDLRDMTIGQLQVIVNDLHSQIESLNEELVQLLLIRDELHTEQDAMLVDIEDLTRHAESQQKHLAEKMPAK
- the LOC137479694 gene encoding schwannomin-interacting protein 1 isoform X4; amino-acid sequence: MEPSRLAQKNERESIRQKLALGSFFDDGPGLYTSCSKSGKPSLSSRLQSGMNLQICFVNDSGSDKDSDGDDSKTETSLDTPLSPMSKQSSSYSDRDTTEEESESLDDMDFLSRQKKLQAEAKMALAMAKPMAKMQVEVEKQNRKKSPVADLLPHMPHISECLMKRSLKPTDLRDMTIGQLQVIVNDLHSQIESLNEELVQLLLIRDELHTEQDAMLVDIEDLTRHAESQQKHLAEKMPAK